A section of the Marinoscillum sp. 108 genome encodes:
- the rfbD gene encoding dTDP-4-dehydrorhamnose reductase: MKILVTGSGGQLGSEIQDLVSEFPELQFDFTDYPELDITNASLVSDLFKQNKYDYCINCAAYTAVDKAETEREASDKINLTGSLNLAKACKPYDVTLIHISTDFVFNGGASVPLKESHLTDPVNYYGVSKLKGERAIQNTLKKHFIFRTSWLYSTHGENFVKTMLRLSQTRDELNVIADQIGTPTYARDLARAILLIISAKSTSYGLYHYSNEGVASWYDFTKAIFEYRKVNTRVNPIPTEKYPTPAKRPHYSVMDKSRFRETFEIEIPYWRESLKACLDRA, encoded by the coding sequence ATGAAAATTCTTGTCACAGGTTCCGGAGGTCAGTTAGGTTCAGAGATTCAGGATCTCGTGAGCGAATTCCCCGAACTCCAATTTGATTTTACAGATTACCCGGAGTTAGATATTACCAATGCGAGCCTCGTGAGCGACCTGTTCAAACAAAACAAATACGACTATTGCATTAACTGCGCGGCATATACCGCCGTGGACAAAGCCGAAACAGAGCGCGAGGCTTCTGACAAAATTAACCTCACCGGCAGCCTGAACCTGGCGAAGGCCTGTAAGCCATATGATGTCACGCTCATCCATATCTCCACAGATTTTGTCTTTAACGGAGGGGCTTCCGTACCACTGAAGGAGTCCCACCTGACCGACCCGGTCAATTACTACGGTGTATCCAAACTCAAAGGTGAGCGTGCTATACAAAATACGCTGAAGAAGCACTTTATCTTCAGGACTTCATGGCTCTACTCCACCCACGGTGAGAACTTTGTGAAAACCATGCTCAGGCTTTCTCAAACTAGGGATGAGCTGAATGTCATAGCTGATCAGATTGGCACACCCACCTATGCCAGAGACCTGGCCCGGGCCATTCTCCTGATCATCTCCGCAAAATCGACCTCCTACGGGCTCTACCACTACAGCAATGAAGGGGTAGCTTCCTGGTACGATTTTACCAAAGCCATTTTTGAGTACCGAAAGGTAAACACCCGGGTGAATCCGATCCCAACAGAGAAGTATCCCACTCCGGCCAAAAGGCCTCATTACAGTGTAATGGACAAAAGCAGGTTCAGGGAAACCTTTGAAATAGAAATCCCCTACTGGCGGGAGAGCCTCAAGGCGTGTTTGGATAGGGCATAA
- the gltX gene encoding glutamate--tRNA ligase, whose protein sequence is MDSVRVRFAPSPTGALHIGGVRTALFNYLFAKKNNGTFILRIEDTDQSRFVAGAEDYIRQSLEWCGISPDESPWTGGEYGPYRQSERKEIYQSYAQKLIDEGNAYYAFDTPEELDAMRDRLKAAGVATPHYNAAVRLTMKNSLTMPAEEVAAKIASGEPYVIRFKIDPKEEVRLNDIIRGWVHVHGSTLDDKVLMKSDGLPTYHLANIVDDHLMKITHVIRGEEWLPSAPLHVLLYKYLGFEATMPQFAHLPLILKPDGNGKLSKRAADQAGFPIFPLDWQDPETGETSKGFKEEGFIPEALVNFLAFLGWNPGTEQEIFSLEELSNVFSLEKVNKAGTKFDLDKIKWFNQQYLKSTNPQALAEIVRTDLKNHYAIDSSLETALVIVDLLKERVTFPHEMAPNALFIFRNPSEYDQSVTSKKWNEEAEQAVSLYAEALATKESINAEEAKELFFSLMETHGIKAGKNMQALRMVITGAGSGPDLMAIIALMGGKAVAERIKYSVDQLK, encoded by the coding sequence ATGGATTCAGTAAGAGTAAGATTTGCCCCCAGCCCGACAGGCGCTTTGCACATAGGTGGAGTCAGAACAGCCCTGTTCAACTACCTCTTTGCCAAAAAAAACAACGGCACTTTCATCTTAAGAATAGAAGACACTGACCAGAGCCGGTTTGTAGCCGGTGCTGAAGACTACATCCGCCAGTCGCTGGAGTGGTGCGGCATCTCTCCCGACGAAAGTCCCTGGACGGGGGGTGAGTACGGCCCCTACAGACAGTCGGAGCGCAAAGAAATCTATCAGTCCTACGCCCAGAAGCTGATCGATGAAGGCAACGCCTACTACGCCTTTGACACCCCTGAGGAACTGGATGCCATGCGTGACCGACTGAAAGCGGCCGGTGTGGCTACACCGCATTACAACGCGGCAGTGAGGCTGACCATGAAAAATTCACTCACCATGCCCGCTGAGGAAGTGGCCGCTAAAATCGCCAGCGGAGAACCTTACGTGATCCGTTTCAAAATAGACCCCAAGGAGGAAGTTCGGCTGAATGACATCATCAGGGGCTGGGTGCACGTGCATGGCTCCACGCTCGATGACAAAGTACTCATGAAGTCTGACGGCCTGCCTACCTATCACCTGGCCAACATAGTGGATGATCACCTGATGAAAATCACCCATGTGATCCGTGGTGAAGAATGGCTGCCCTCAGCACCGCTGCACGTACTGCTCTACAAATACCTGGGATTTGAAGCCACGATGCCTCAGTTTGCCCACCTGCCCCTCATTCTGAAGCCCGATGGTAACGGGAAATTGAGTAAGAGAGCGGCTGATCAGGCCGGTTTCCCCATATTCCCGCTCGACTGGCAAGATCCGGAAACGGGTGAAACCTCAAAAGGATTTAAAGAAGAGGGCTTCATTCCCGAAGCCCTGGTAAACTTTTTGGCATTTCTGGGCTGGAACCCCGGCACCGAGCAGGAGATTTTCAGCTTAGAGGAATTGTCGAATGTATTCAGTTTGGAAAAAGTTAACAAAGCGGGTACCAAATTTGACCTGGACAAAATCAAATGGTTTAACCAGCAGTACTTAAAGTCTACCAACCCACAGGCACTGGCAGAAATAGTACGCACCGACCTCAAAAACCACTATGCCATAGACAGTAGCCTGGAAACTGCCCTGGTGATCGTGGACCTGCTGAAAGAGCGGGTGACATTTCCACATGAGATGGCTCCCAATGCCTTATTTATTTTCAGAAACCCCAGTGAGTACGACCAGAGTGTGACCAGTAAAAAATGGAATGAGGAAGCCGAGCAAGCCGTATCACTCTACGCAGAAGCCCTCGCTACCAAAGAAAGCATCAATGCCGAAGAGGCCAAAGAGCTGTTTTTTTCACTGATGGAAACCCACGGGATCAAAGCAGGTAAAAACATGCAGGCACTCAGAATGGTCATTACCGGAGCGGGTTCCGGCCCCGATCTCATGGCCATCATTGCCCTCATGGGAGGAAAAGCAGTGGCCGAACGAATCAAATACTCCGTAGATCAGTTAAAGTAG
- a CDS encoding RidA family protein produces MKTIINSPKAPAPIGPYSQAVLSNSVLYVSGQIPIDQATGQLVSTSIEDETRQVMKNLSYILEAAGATFANVLKCSIFIKDMGQFAQINAVYGEYFPENPPARETVEVSRLPKDVSVEISCIAQL; encoded by the coding sequence ATGAAAACCATCATCAACTCCCCCAAAGCTCCTGCCCCCATCGGCCCATACAGTCAGGCGGTGCTATCCAATAGCGTGCTCTACGTATCTGGTCAAATCCCCATCGATCAGGCCACCGGTCAGCTGGTCAGCACCTCTATAGAGGATGAGACCCGGCAAGTAATGAAAAACCTCAGCTACATACTGGAAGCCGCCGGAGCCACATTTGCCAATGTGTTGAAGTGCAGCATCTTCATCAAAGACATGGGACAGTTTGCGCAGATCAATGCAGTGTATGGTGAGTACTTCCCCGAAAACCCGCCAGCCAGAGAAACGGTGGAGGTGAGCCGCCTGCCAAAGGATGTCAGCGTGGAGATCAGCTGCATCGCTCAGCTCTGA
- a CDS encoding DUF6503 family protein — translation MKYNQVIAIFVGIIVSSCGGTDQTARQEKALPQFQNKGHELIYQMTQKVGDYETLWNKKDVVYTYTYRTSDGKADISTEKYLFDGELSYGLYQTHERTFPDLEGPIEQGFDGQEYWLKHNGQIQNDTNRLKSVAFNRPTNFYWFAMFQKLMDPGLNYEYLGEETIDDTVYDVVKITFRTTDDKLTDVYQLYINQKTALVDQFLFTVADFGAMETPYLMKLEYEQIEDLLIPTQRRYKKSTWDAEVSDEPWISVIWSDIQFNTGLSSKDFLK, via the coding sequence ATGAAGTACAATCAAGTCATCGCAATATTCGTGGGTATCATTGTTTCGTCCTGCGGAGGCACTGATCAAACAGCCCGGCAGGAAAAGGCGTTGCCGCAATTTCAAAACAAGGGGCACGAACTGATCTACCAAATGACCCAAAAGGTGGGCGATTATGAAACGCTTTGGAACAAGAAAGATGTGGTTTACACCTATACCTACCGCACTTCCGACGGCAAGGCTGACATTTCAACGGAAAAATACCTGTTCGATGGAGAACTGTCTTATGGCTTGTATCAAACCCATGAGCGGACCTTCCCGGACCTGGAAGGGCCTATTGAACAGGGCTTCGATGGCCAGGAATACTGGCTCAAGCACAATGGACAGATCCAAAACGACACCAACCGCCTGAAAAGTGTCGCTTTCAATCGGCCTACTAATTTTTACTGGTTTGCCATGTTCCAGAAATTGATGGATCCGGGCCTGAACTATGAATACCTGGGGGAAGAAACCATCGATGACACGGTCTACGATGTAGTGAAAATCACCTTTCGTACCACTGACGACAAGCTAACCGATGTTTATCAGCTGTACATCAATCAGAAAACAGCTTTAGTGGATCAGTTTCTCTTTACCGTGGCAGATTTCGGTGCGATGGAAACGCCCTACCTGATGAAGCTGGAGTACGAGCAAATCGAGGACCTGCTGATCCCCACCCAAAGAAGGTATAAGAAATCCACCTGGGATGCCGAGGTAAGCGATGAGCCCTGGATCTCCGTCATTTGGTCAGACATTCAGTTCAATACCGGATTGAGCTCCAAAGATTTTTTGAAGTAG
- a CDS encoding acyltransferase family protein, with protein sequence MLDNRRYDIDWLRVIAIGLLVIYHIAIGFQPWGVFLGFIQNSETAEWIWTPMAMLNVWRIPLLFFVSGMGVYFAIQRRDWKALLIERTKRILVPYIFGILAIVPLHVWIWKNYYHQDMEFALSPMHLWFLGNIFVYVLIFTPLFFDLKKHPNGKFQQIMSKLLSHPAGLLLLMIPFVAEAELLHPDSFEYYAMNAHGFWIGMLAFLTGFLCVYSGQAFWSTVTRWRWLMLAIAATLYTLRLLEGEFIAPLYLKSIESNLWIFTVFGFGHRYLNKPSGALTYLSQSAYPIYILHMIFLYLASWLLFPLDMPAPFKLALVILLTFIGCFAAYELVVRRIRFVRPLFGLKV encoded by the coding sequence ATGCTCGACAACAGAAGATACGACATTGATTGGTTACGCGTGATCGCCATCGGCTTATTGGTGATATACCATATAGCCATTGGCTTTCAGCCCTGGGGAGTGTTCCTCGGGTTCATCCAAAACAGTGAAACCGCAGAGTGGATCTGGACACCCATGGCCATGCTGAATGTGTGGCGCATCCCACTGCTGTTCTTTGTTTCCGGCATGGGGGTGTATTTTGCTATCCAGAGGCGCGACTGGAAAGCACTCCTAATAGAGCGAACCAAACGAATACTTGTCCCTTACATTTTTGGAATACTCGCGATCGTGCCGCTCCACGTATGGATTTGGAAGAACTACTACCATCAGGACATGGAGTTCGCCCTTAGCCCGATGCACCTTTGGTTTCTTGGCAACATCTTCGTCTATGTACTGATCTTTACCCCATTGTTTTTCGATCTGAAAAAACACCCAAATGGCAAGTTTCAGCAGATCATGAGCAAGCTACTGAGCCATCCGGCTGGTTTGCTGCTATTGATGATCCCGTTTGTTGCGGAAGCAGAGCTGTTACACCCAGACAGTTTTGAATACTACGCCATGAACGCCCATGGATTCTGGATAGGCATGCTGGCATTCCTCACCGGTTTTTTGTGTGTCTACAGCGGGCAGGCTTTTTGGAGCACCGTCACCCGATGGAGGTGGTTGATGCTGGCCATTGCTGCCACTCTATACACGCTTCGCTTGCTGGAGGGTGAGTTTATTGCACCACTTTACCTAAAGTCCATTGAGTCCAACCTTTGGATATTCACGGTCTTTGGTTTTGGTCACCGATACCTCAACAAACCGAGTGGAGCATTGACTTACTTAAGTCAGTCGGCATACCCGATCTATATCCTGCACATGATCTTCCTCTACCTCGCCTCTTGGCTGCTGTTTCCGTTGGATATGCCCGCTCCGTTTAAGCTGGCGCTGGTGATATTACTTACCTTTATAGGGTGCTTTGCAGCCTACGAGTTGGTAGTGCGGAGAATCCGGTTTGTACGACCACTTTTTGGGTTGAAGGTATAA
- a CDS encoding NAD(P)-dependent oxidoreductase, with translation MGKIKIALIKEGKVPKDKRVALTPYQARQVMERFPEVDLVAQTSDIRCFTDQDYLNEGIQVVDSVDDCDILLGVKEVPIPNLIANKTYFFFSHTIKKQPYNQPLIREVISKKIRLIDYETLTDETGKRIIAFGRWAGIVGAYNGIWTFGKRYNLFDIRRASECFDLEDLKTEYEKVKLPAIKIALTGGGRVAKGAMEVLHGMNIRKVTPAAFIEEQFDYPVFTQLNTRDYHVRKDGGEFSRHEFYENPELYDADFLKYAKVTDLLIAAAFWDPNSPVLFKREDILKNDFKINIVADITCDIEGSIPSTKKPSTIEDPVYDYNPSDNEVESAFTDEGNITVMAVDNLPCELPRDASESFGNELLNNVLPELLSDDSREVIKRATITAGGDLTPVYEYLRDYVNGELK, from the coding sequence ATGGGAAAAATCAAAATAGCACTGATCAAAGAGGGGAAGGTTCCAAAAGACAAGCGCGTGGCGCTCACTCCTTATCAGGCCAGACAGGTAATGGAAAGATTTCCTGAAGTGGACCTGGTGGCCCAGACCTCAGACATCCGATGTTTTACAGACCAGGACTACCTCAACGAAGGCATTCAGGTGGTGGATTCTGTGGATGATTGTGATATTTTGCTAGGTGTCAAAGAGGTGCCCATTCCCAACCTCATTGCCAATAAAACCTATTTCTTCTTTTCTCACACCATCAAAAAGCAGCCCTACAATCAGCCGCTGATCAGGGAGGTAATCTCCAAAAAAATCCGTTTGATCGACTATGAAACCCTCACAGACGAAACCGGCAAGCGGATCATTGCATTTGGCAGATGGGCCGGTATTGTGGGTGCCTACAATGGCATCTGGACGTTTGGCAAACGATACAACCTTTTCGATATCAGGCGTGCTTCGGAGTGTTTTGATCTGGAGGATCTCAAGACCGAGTATGAAAAAGTGAAATTGCCCGCCATCAAAATCGCCCTGACAGGTGGTGGCAGAGTGGCCAAAGGAGCCATGGAAGTACTGCACGGGATGAACATTCGCAAGGTCACCCCGGCGGCATTCATAGAGGAGCAGTTTGATTACCCGGTTTTCACCCAGCTCAATACCCGGGACTACCACGTCCGGAAAGATGGGGGAGAATTTAGCAGACACGAGTTTTATGAAAACCCGGAGCTATATGATGCGGACTTCCTAAAATACGCTAAAGTGACCGACCTATTGATCGCTGCGGCCTTCTGGGATCCCAACTCACCCGTGCTTTTCAAGCGGGAAGACATTCTGAAAAATGATTTTAAAATCAACATTGTGGCTGACATCACTTGCGACATTGAGGGCTCTATCCCTTCCACCAAGAAACCAAGTACCATTGAAGACCCGGTGTACGACTACAACCCAAGTGATAATGAAGTAGAAAGTGCTTTTACCGATGAGGGTAATATCACGGTAATGGCCGTAGACAACCTGCCCTGCGAGCTTCCCAGAGATGCATCGGAAAGCTTCGGGAATGAGTTGCTCAACAACGTACTCCCTGAGCTTCTGAGTGATGACAGCAGAGAAGTAATCAAACGTGCTACCATCACGGCGGGTGGAGATCTCACCCCGGTCTATGAGTACCTGAGAGACTATGTAAACGGCGAACTGAAATGA
- a CDS encoding isoprenylcysteine carboxylmethyltransferase family protein: MDYLIIGGGWALYFALHSLLASEQVKRTVRSKAPAIARGYRFFYSLISTVGLLWLLYLIAITPSATLFSPPGYVRYIAMILASWGVILVITSFRHLSGWAFLGLKKEEKKGLIRKGTHAYVRHPIYSGIILIVIGMALYTPTDIVVLSVVCILAYLPAGIYFEEQKLIAEFGDDYLTYRREVPAIFPKKP; the protein is encoded by the coding sequence ATGGATTATCTGATCATTGGTGGGGGCTGGGCTTTATATTTTGCCCTCCATAGCTTGTTAGCCTCGGAGCAGGTGAAAAGAACCGTGCGCAGCAAGGCACCGGCCATTGCCCGGGGCTATCGCTTTTTTTACTCACTCATCAGTACCGTGGGGCTGTTGTGGCTGCTGTACCTCATAGCCATCACCCCTTCTGCAACGCTTTTCAGTCCGCCGGGGTATGTGCGGTATATCGCCATGATTTTGGCCTCCTGGGGGGTTATTTTAGTGATTACGTCGTTCAGGCATCTTTCGGGTTGGGCCTTTTTAGGATTGAAAAAAGAGGAGAAAAAAGGGCTGATCAGAAAGGGTACGCATGCCTATGTGCGACATCCCATTTATTCAGGAATCATTCTGATCGTCATCGGGATGGCTTTGTACACACCCACAGATATAGTAGTACTGTCTGTAGTATGTATACTGGCTTACCTGCCTGCAGGTATCTATTTTGAAGAGCAAAAACTGATCGCAGAGTTTGGGGATGATTACCTGACTTATCGTCGGGAGGTACCTGCTATTTTCCCCAAAAAGCCTTAG
- a CDS encoding serine hydrolase → MKQTKNILRVAFILASIGSLYFVPWILVKAWILPLPDTVQEQLEEGIGYGFDGMIAYVDQGGKPPEYYAAGWHDRKNKIPAYPQALFKIASITKLYVAVAVAKLVKAERLSLDKTLAEYFPELVGRIEYADRITLRMMVQHRSGIPNFVDHPDFWTKPPKNKQETLEYALDLPADFEPGEDYGYSNTNYMLISDLIDQVVGYPHQQYIKEEILIPLGLKNTFGSLSEVNIDDVMSGYYVGVEEDFKTENTGLMLATAEDVGIFIRALNEGSVFNEGEQDIYSSIYEYEHTGLLVGYQSIAKYHKDIDTVVIQFNNTTNFDGYNWNLAEIFYGRIVKIVRRANGA, encoded by the coding sequence ATGAAACAAACAAAAAATATACTCAGAGTAGCCTTTATCCTGGCAAGCATAGGCTCTTTGTACTTCGTGCCCTGGATACTGGTGAAAGCCTGGATCTTACCTCTGCCCGACACAGTTCAGGAGCAGCTGGAGGAAGGCATCGGGTATGGATTTGATGGAATGATCGCGTACGTGGACCAGGGCGGGAAGCCACCGGAGTACTATGCTGCCGGCTGGCATGACCGCAAGAACAAGATTCCTGCCTACCCACAGGCCTTATTCAAGATAGCCAGTATCACCAAGCTATACGTGGCGGTGGCGGTGGCCAAACTGGTCAAAGCGGAGCGTTTGTCTTTGGACAAAACGCTCGCTGAATACTTTCCGGAACTTGTCGGAAGGATTGAATATGCTGATCGGATCACCTTGAGAATGATGGTGCAGCATCGGAGTGGCATTCCCAACTTTGTAGACCACCCTGATTTCTGGACAAAACCACCCAAAAACAAACAAGAAACCCTTGAATACGCTCTGGACCTGCCGGCAGATTTCGAACCGGGTGAAGATTATGGTTATTCCAATACCAACTATATGCTGATTTCTGACCTGATAGATCAGGTGGTGGGCTATCCTCATCAGCAATACATCAAAGAGGAGATTTTGATACCCCTGGGGCTGAAAAACACGTTTGGCTCCCTAAGTGAAGTGAATATAGATGACGTGATGAGCGGCTACTATGTCGGTGTGGAGGAAGATTTCAAGACTGAAAATACAGGCCTAATGCTGGCCACGGCTGAGGATGTGGGCATATTCATCAGGGCCTTAAATGAGGGCTCCGTGTTCAATGAGGGGGAGCAGGACATCTACTCCTCCATCTACGAGTATGAACATACCGGTCTGCTGGTGGGCTATCAGAGTATTGCCAAATACCACAAAGACATTGATACGGTGGTAATTCAATTTAACAATACCACCAATTTTGATGGATATAACTGGAATTTGGCGGAGATCTTCTATGGTCGCATCGTCAAAATAGTGCGGCGGGCAAATGGAGCGTAA